In a single window of the Polycladomyces zharkentensis genome:
- a CDS encoding DUF6364 family protein codes for MPRKKFTTSLDEEVIKQLKLQAAKENTDASKIIEKLVKEYLQKMSDLREG; via the coding sequence ATGCCACGCAAAAAATTCACAACTTCGTTAGATGAAGAAGTGATTAAGCAACTAAAATTACAAGCTGCTAAAGAAAATACAGATGCTAGCAAGATTATTGAGAAGTTAGTCAAAGAGTATTTACAAAAAATGTCGGACTTGCGAGAGGGGTAA